In Treponema primitia ZAS-2, a genomic segment contains:
- a CDS encoding P-II family nitrogen regulator produces MVMIRAIVRPEKADSVMAALMADGFPAVTRMNVSGRGKQRGIKIGDVTYDEIPKEQLLMVVKDTDKDFVIKKIMEVARTGKGSFGDGKIFVSPVDEVYTVSSGLKEASDEKPTVALEETP; encoded by the coding sequence ATGGTAATGATTAGAGCGATAGTGCGGCCTGAAAAGGCGGACTCGGTGATGGCCGCCCTGATGGCGGATGGGTTCCCCGCAGTAACCCGGATGAATGTATCCGGTCGGGGCAAGCAGCGGGGTATCAAGATAGGGGATGTTACCTATGATGAGATCCCCAAGGAACAGTTGCTCATGGTGGTCAAGGATACTGACAAGGATTTTGTTATAAAAAAAATAATGGAAGTAGCCCGGACCGGGAAAGGTTCCTTTGGGGACGGGAAGATATTTGTGTCCCCGGTGGATGAGGTTTACACAGTCAGTTCCGGCCTCAAGGAAGCATCGGACGAAAAGCCGACAGTGGCCCTGGAGGAAACCCCATGA
- a CDS encoding Uma2 family endonuclease, translating to MPLAKEETYYTYADYLEWDEGVRCEIIDGEAFMMAPPTRMHQGISGELFVKIKNFLVGKPCKVYSAPFGVRLNPKKDNSDDTVLEPDISVICDPSKLDDRGCNGAPDLVIEVLSPSTARHDRVVKFRKYQEAGVREYWTVDPDTKSVQVFTLNDGQYIVSTYDDTDMAPISVLPGCEIKLGDVFAE from the coding sequence ATGCCGCTTGCCAAAGAAGAGACCTATTATACCTACGCCGATTACCTGGAATGGGATGAGGGCGTCCGGTGCGAAATTATCGACGGGGAAGCTTTTATGATGGCCCCCCCTACCCGTATGCACCAGGGAATCAGCGGGGAATTGTTTGTCAAAATCAAAAATTTTTTGGTCGGGAAACCCTGTAAGGTATATTCAGCGCCTTTCGGGGTCCGTTTGAACCCGAAAAAGGACAACAGCGACGATACTGTTCTGGAACCGGATATCTCGGTGATCTGCGATCCTTCAAAACTGGATGACCGGGGCTGCAACGGGGCTCCGGATCTGGTGATAGAGGTACTTTCCCCTTCCACCGCCCGGCATGATCGGGTTGTGAAATTCCGCAAGTACCAGGAAGCGGGGGTCCGGGAATACTGGACTGTGGACCCGGACACAAAATCTGTGCAGGTGTTTACCCTTAATGATGGGCAGTATATCGTCTCCACTTACGACGATACCGACATGGCGCCCATCTCTGTCCTGCCGGGCTGCGAGATTAAGCTGGGGGATGTGTTCGCCGAATAG
- a CDS encoding P-II family nitrogen regulator, whose amino-acid sequence MKEVMAIVRLNMMNRTKRALADAGITSMHAKECLGRGKGLVEIPILNGAEKRYEEMMDELGSAGRLVPKRMISIIVPNKLVKTVVDTIITVNKTGKSGDGKIFVLPVANAHRVRTGESGDEVLDL is encoded by the coding sequence ATGAAGGAGGTAATGGCCATAGTCCGGCTCAATATGATGAACCGGACCAAACGCGCCCTGGCGGATGCGGGGATTACCTCCATGCACGCCAAGGAATGTCTTGGCCGGGGAAAGGGGCTGGTGGAGATTCCCATTCTCAATGGCGCTGAGAAGCGCTATGAGGAAATGATGGACGAACTGGGCAGCGCAGGCCGGTTGGTTCCCAAACGGATGATTAGTATTATTGTGCCCAACAAACTGGTTAAGACCGTGGTGGATACCATTATCACGGTAAATAAGACCGGCAAAAGCGGGGACGGTAAAATATTTGTGTTACCCGTGGCAAATGCCCACCGGGTGCGTACCGGAGAATCCGGGGACGAAGTTCTAGACTTATAA
- the nifK gene encoding nitrogenase molybdenum-iron protein subunit beta, with amino-acid sequence MLLRHTPKEISERKALTINPAKTCQPVGAMYAALGIHRCLPHSHGSQGCCAYHRSALTRHYAEPIMASTSSFTEGASVFGGQSNMLESIQNIFALYDPDIIAVNTTCLSEVIGDDLKQIINRAMGDNKIPPGKTVMYASTPSFKGSHVTGYANMLSAIVQNFAVATGTRNDAITILPSFIEPSDMSEIKHIAEEMGIKYIMYPDTSDVVNAPMDGKFHMYPKGGTTKELIRQSGDSRRAIALGRVGVFPAAQLLDTKCKVKTDILDLPIGITATDTFVDTLRKIAGVTVPESINDERGRLVDVLCDKAQYVYGKKVSLMGDPDTLFGLAQFCKDAGMQVLHVVTGTPAGAKWDRRVKELLGDGTIVKSGAQADLFYLHQLMQNDKPDLLFGNTYCKYIARDMDIPLIRTAFPIYDRMGHSYFPITGYRGGLHLLIKVLDAFMDRQDRDAPEEKFELVM; translated from the coding sequence ATGCTTTTAAGACATACGCCAAAAGAAATATCCGAGCGGAAAGCCCTGACCATAAACCCGGCAAAGACCTGCCAGCCCGTGGGGGCCATGTACGCCGCCCTGGGGATTCACCGCTGCCTGCCCCATAGCCACGGCTCACAGGGATGCTGCGCCTATCACCGGAGCGCCCTGACCCGCCACTATGCGGAGCCCATCATGGCAAGTACCTCGTCCTTCACCGAAGGGGCCTCGGTATTCGGCGGCCAGTCGAATATGCTGGAATCTATCCAGAATATCTTTGCCCTTTACGATCCGGATATCATCGCGGTAAACACCACCTGCCTGTCCGAAGTTATCGGGGACGATCTTAAGCAGATAATCAACCGGGCCATGGGGGACAATAAGATACCCCCGGGGAAAACGGTGATGTACGCCAGTACCCCCAGTTTCAAGGGTTCCCATGTTACAGGTTATGCCAATATGCTTAGCGCTATTGTGCAGAATTTTGCTGTCGCTACTGGAACCAGAAATGATGCGATAACTATTCTGCCCTCCTTTATTGAGCCCAGTGATATGAGCGAAATCAAGCATATTGCCGAGGAAATGGGGATAAAATACATTATGTACCCCGATACCAGCGATGTGGTGAACGCCCCCATGGACGGGAAGTTCCATATGTACCCCAAAGGGGGCACCACAAAGGAACTTATCCGGCAGTCCGGAGATTCACGGCGCGCCATAGCACTTGGCAGGGTGGGGGTATTTCCTGCGGCCCAGCTTTTGGACACCAAGTGTAAGGTTAAGACCGATATTCTCGACCTGCCCATCGGTATCACCGCCACCGACACCTTTGTAGATACCCTGCGGAAAATAGCCGGGGTTACGGTTCCTGAAAGCATCAATGATGAGCGGGGGCGGCTGGTGGATGTGCTGTGCGACAAGGCGCAGTATGTCTACGGGAAAAAGGTTTCCCTCATGGGGGACCCGGACACCCTTTTCGGCCTGGCCCAGTTTTGCAAAGATGCGGGTATGCAGGTGCTCCATGTGGTTACCGGCACCCCTGCAGGGGCCAAGTGGGACCGGCGGGTGAAGGAACTTTTGGGAGATGGAACTATTGTCAAGTCCGGCGCCCAAGCGGACCTGTTCTATCTCCACCAGCTTATGCAGAATGATAAGCCTGATTTGCTTTTCGGGAACACCTATTGCAAGTACATAGCCCGGGATATGGACATCCCCCTGATCCGTACCGCATTCCCGATTTACGACCGTATGGGCCATTCATATTTTCCCATTACCGGTTACCGGGGCGGTCTCCACCTGCTGATCAAGGTTCTTGACGCCTTTATGGACCGCCAGGACCGGGATGCGCCGGAAGAGAAATTCGAACTGGTCATGTGA
- a CDS encoding sigma-54 interaction domain-containing protein: MEAHNYPLKSSSYEHPARRREQEGLHLLFDISKLLSESETMETSLKLILDRIATCLGAIRGMITILNRNKGEIATAEAWGLDGSQKLKGRYGLGEGITGKVIETGNPVTIKRIADEPRFLNRTGARKNAETRDISFVCVPIHTGAEVIGAIGIDLPYTETGLDHELCILTIVAASISQIVRIRQLKYEEMENLKAENLRLQKLLRKELETHYDRPKYVVGNSKIMRLLYQQMEQVSGTTATVLLLGESGVGKERIANAIHYASPRVNKPFVKLNCAAIPENLIESALFGHERGSFTGAINQHKGYFEQAHCGTIFLDEIGEMPPAAQIKFLRVLQEREFERIGGAQTIKVDIRVIAATNRDLTKLIREGKFREDLYYRLSVFPLVVPPLRERKTDVMLLADHFVEKFSAGHNKKIHNISPGAINLMTSYSWPGNVRELENCIERAVILSTDGTIHSYHLPPSLQKKQAGHSEGRQTLKEVLERVEKELIEEELRWTRGNITRAAGNLGISGRVMALRVSRYGLKTREPDGSEGNAGNNAGV; encoded by the coding sequence ATGGAAGCCCATAACTACCCTTTGAAATCATCCTCCTATGAACACCCGGCCCGCCGGCGTGAACAGGAAGGGCTGCATCTGCTCTTTGACATCAGCAAGCTTCTCTCGGAATCGGAAACCATGGAGACTAGCCTGAAACTAATCCTGGATCGTATCGCCACCTGTCTTGGCGCCATCCGGGGGATGATCACCATCCTGAACCGCAACAAGGGGGAAATCGCCACCGCCGAAGCCTGGGGGCTGGACGGCTCCCAAAAACTCAAAGGCCGCTATGGTCTGGGAGAGGGCATCACCGGCAAGGTTATTGAGACCGGGAACCCGGTGACCATTAAACGGATCGCCGACGAGCCCCGGTTTCTCAACCGTACCGGGGCCCGGAAAAACGCCGAAACCCGGGACATCTCCTTTGTCTGCGTCCCCATCCACACCGGCGCCGAGGTTATCGGCGCCATCGGGATTGACCTTCCCTATACTGAAACCGGCCTGGACCACGAGCTATGTATACTCACCATCGTTGCGGCCTCCATTAGCCAGATAGTCCGTATCCGTCAGCTCAAGTATGAGGAGATGGAGAACCTCAAGGCGGAAAACCTACGCTTACAAAAATTGCTACGCAAGGAGCTGGAGACCCATTATGATCGGCCCAAGTATGTGGTGGGCAATTCAAAGATCATGCGGCTCCTGTACCAGCAGATGGAACAGGTCAGCGGAACTACCGCCACAGTTTTACTATTGGGTGAAAGCGGAGTCGGCAAAGAACGGATAGCCAACGCCATTCACTACGCCTCCCCCCGGGTGAATAAGCCCTTCGTAAAACTGAACTGCGCCGCTATCCCGGAAAACCTTATCGAAAGCGCTCTCTTCGGCCATGAGAGGGGTTCCTTCACCGGGGCCATCAACCAGCACAAGGGCTATTTTGAGCAGGCCCACTGCGGCACCATATTCCTGGACGAAATCGGGGAAATGCCCCCGGCGGCTCAGATAAAATTTCTCCGGGTTCTCCAGGAACGGGAATTTGAACGTATCGGGGGCGCCCAAACTATCAAGGTGGATATTAGGGTCATTGCCGCCACCAACCGGGATTTGACCAAACTGATTCGGGAGGGGAAGTTTCGGGAGGATCTTTACTACCGGCTCAGCGTCTTCCCCCTGGTTGTCCCGCCTTTGCGGGAACGGAAAACGGACGTTATGCTCTTAGCGGATCACTTCGTAGAAAAATTCTCCGCCGGACATAATAAGAAGATCCACAATATTTCCCCCGGTGCAATTAATTTAATGACCAGTTATTCCTGGCCCGGCAATGTCCGGGAACTGGAAAACTGTATTGAGCGAGCAGTTATTCTGTCTACCGATGGAACCATCCACAGTTACCATCTGCCCCCAAGTTTACAGAAAAAACAGGCCGGTCACAGCGAAGGCCGGCAAACCCTGAAGGAAGTCCTGGAACGGGTAGAGAAGGAACTGATTGAAGAAGAACTACGGTGGACCCGGGGAAACATCACCAGGGCAGCCGGAAATTTAGGCATATCAGGACGGGTCATGGCATTGCGGGTATCCAGGTACGGGCTAAAAACCAGAGAACCTGATGGGAGCGAAGGGAACGCCGGTAATAACGCCGGGGTTTAA
- a CDS encoding dihydropteroate synthase, with the protein MIFIGEKINGTRKIVQQAVLDRNAAYIAEAAKAQAEAGADYLDINAGTSPERETADMLWLIDTVQAAVETPICIDSSSPKTLIAALERVKRTPLVNSVNADPARLNSFLPLIREKNCAVIALAMDESKSGMPKDNGERRKNIETIFTATREAGIPDDSVFVDPLIMAVATDQTAGTQAFEMIRWIRESYAEAHITGGFSNISFGLPNRALVNRSFLSLAIAFGADAAVIDPCSVTIIESLKATDMLLGKDRFCRKYTMAAKEGFVRK; encoded by the coding sequence ATGATATTCATCGGTGAAAAGATAAACGGCACCAGAAAGATTGTACAACAGGCGGTGCTGGACCGTAACGCCGCCTACATTGCCGAAGCGGCTAAGGCCCAGGCGGAAGCAGGGGCGGATTACCTGGACATCAATGCGGGTACCTCCCCGGAGCGGGAAACCGCTGACATGCTCTGGCTCATTGATACGGTGCAGGCTGCAGTAGAGACCCCAATCTGTATTGACAGCTCTTCCCCAAAAACCCTGATAGCCGCCCTGGAACGGGTCAAAAGGACACCCCTGGTCAATTCGGTAAACGCCGACCCGGCCCGGCTTAACAGTTTCCTGCCCCTGATACGGGAGAAAAACTGCGCGGTCATCGCCCTGGCCATGGATGAATCAAAGTCCGGGATGCCTAAGGATAACGGTGAACGCCGGAAAAACATCGAAACCATTTTTACGGCCACCAGAGAAGCGGGTATACCTGACGACAGTGTTTTTGTGGACCCTCTTATCATGGCGGTGGCCACCGATCAGACCGCAGGAACCCAGGCCTTTGAGATGATCCGATGGATACGGGAAAGCTATGCCGAGGCTCACATTACCGGGGGGTTTAGCAATATTTCCTTCGGGCTTCCCAACCGTGCCTTGGTGAACCGGAGCTTCCTCAGTCTGGCCATAGCCTTTGGGGCGGACGCTGCGGTGATTGACCCATGCAGTGTTACTATCATAGAATCACTTAAAGCAACGGATATGCTGCTGGGTAAAGACCGGTTCTGCCGGAAATACACCATGGCTGCTAAAGAGGGGTTTGTCAGGAAATGA
- a CDS encoding nitrogenase component I subunit alpha, producing MLPVQELSSVEDFKANILEAYPPKIAKKRARQIIVNKVENTEDVPVIMANTRTIPGIITMRGCAYAGCKGVVLGPTRDILQITHGPIGCGFYSWLTRRNQTRPTSDQDENYMTYAMSTDLQEDEIIFGGEKKLRAAVEEAVALFHPKAIGIFATCPVGLIGDDVHAVARAMEEKYPDINIFAFSCEGYKGVSQSAGHHVANNKVFTDVVGQDDTFSKPGEFKFNILGEYNIGGDAFEIERIVEDCGLTLHSTFSGNSTYQEFSSAHNVDLNVVMCHRSINYLAEMMDKKYGIPWFKVNFVGAEGTSKSLRKIAQFYQNDDLAKKTEAVIEREMVEVAKVRDDVKSRCEGKTAVLYVGGSRAHHYQDLLREIGVVTISAGYEFAHRDDYEGRKVMPSITVDADSRNIEELSVEADPARYKPRISAEERAKRESEGFEFADYHGMMPDMEDSTLIIDDCNHYELEELLDRFHPDLVCAGVKEKYVVQKRGIPMKQLHSYDYMGPFAGYKGAINFYKEIDRLLNCNAFKFTKAPWDTEPELSATYSYND from the coding sequence ATGTTACCAGTGCAGGAATTGTCATCTGTGGAGGATTTCAAGGCTAACATTCTTGAAGCCTATCCGCCCAAGATCGCCAAGAAACGGGCCAGGCAGATAATTGTTAATAAAGTTGAAAACACAGAAGATGTGCCCGTGATTATGGCCAACACCAGAACTATTCCGGGGATCATCACTATGCGGGGCTGTGCCTATGCAGGGTGTAAGGGAGTTGTGCTGGGGCCCACCAGGGATATACTTCAGATAACCCACGGTCCTATAGGCTGCGGGTTCTACAGCTGGCTGACTCGGCGGAACCAGACCAGGCCTACTTCAGACCAGGATGAAAACTACATGACCTACGCCATGTCCACGGATTTGCAGGAAGACGAGATAATCTTTGGAGGGGAGAAAAAACTGCGGGCCGCGGTTGAAGAAGCGGTTGCCCTATTTCACCCTAAAGCCATCGGTATCTTTGCCACCTGCCCTGTGGGGCTTATCGGTGACGATGTTCATGCTGTAGCCCGGGCCATGGAAGAAAAGTACCCGGATATTAATATTTTTGCATTTTCCTGTGAGGGGTATAAAGGGGTCAGCCAGTCGGCGGGACACCATGTGGCGAATAACAAGGTTTTTACCGATGTGGTTGGCCAAGATGATACCTTCAGTAAGCCCGGGGAATTTAAATTCAACATCCTGGGTGAGTACAACATAGGAGGAGATGCCTTTGAGATCGAGCGGATTGTGGAAGACTGCGGTCTGACCCTCCACTCCACCTTCAGCGGAAATTCTACCTATCAGGAATTTTCCTCCGCCCATAATGTGGACCTTAATGTGGTTATGTGCCACAGGTCCATCAACTACCTGGCGGAAATGATGGATAAAAAATACGGCATCCCATGGTTTAAGGTAAACTTTGTGGGCGCCGAAGGGACTTCAAAATCCCTGCGGAAGATTGCACAGTTCTACCAGAATGATGATCTGGCCAAAAAAACTGAGGCGGTGATTGAAAGGGAAATGGTGGAAGTGGCAAAGGTTCGGGATGATGTAAAGTCCCGGTGCGAGGGAAAAACTGCGGTACTCTACGTGGGCGGTTCCCGGGCACACCATTACCAGGACCTGCTCCGGGAAATCGGGGTGGTTACCATTTCTGCGGGTTACGAATTTGCCCACCGGGATGACTATGAGGGACGGAAGGTGATGCCCAGCATCACTGTGGATGCCGATTCCCGGAATATCGAGGAACTCAGCGTGGAGGCGGATCCTGCACGGTACAAGCCGAGGATCAGTGCGGAGGAACGGGCCAAGCGGGAGAGCGAAGGTTTTGAGTTCGCTGATTATCACGGCATGATGCCTGATATGGAAGATTCCACCCTGATTATCGATGACTGCAATCACTATGAGTTAGAAGAACTGCTGGATCGATTCCACCCGGATTTGGTCTGCGCAGGGGTTAAGGAAAAATATGTGGTCCAGAAGCGGGGCATACCCATGAAGCAGCTCCACAGCTACGACTATATGGGGCCCTTTGCGGGGTATAAGGGGGCGATCAACTTCTACAAAGAAATTGACCGGCTCCTGAACTGCAATGCTTTTAAATTTACGAAAGCCCCCTGGGATACGGAGCCCGAGCTTTCCGCCACCTACAGTTACAATGATTAA
- a CDS encoding DUF1638 domain-containing protein, translated as MDNIHILACETLKPELSLVMSSQGCDYPIAWVESGKHAWPDKLHVCIQETLDKIPPTYKTILLVFGFCGNAMVGIKAGEHQLVLPRASDCIPIFLGSQKKREEYGAATYFFTEGYLNSETNVATEHIQYIKKYGEEKALMVTRMMMEHYKQIAIIDTGAFNPEDVVRKVEPFAKIIDTPLSIISGNLRLIDALLAGNWDTGEFLIVPPKGVISFEDSFFK; from the coding sequence ATGGATAACATACATATCCTGGCCTGTGAAACCCTCAAACCGGAACTCAGCCTGGTGATGTCTTCCCAGGGCTGCGACTATCCCATTGCATGGGTTGAATCGGGGAAGCACGCCTGGCCGGATAAGCTCCATGTGTGCATCCAGGAGACCCTTGACAAAATTCCTCCTACCTATAAGACCATACTTTTAGTGTTCGGTTTCTGCGGAAACGCCATGGTGGGTATTAAGGCCGGTGAACACCAGTTGGTACTGCCCCGGGCGTCCGATTGTATTCCTATTTTTCTGGGTTCTCAGAAAAAACGGGAAGAGTACGGCGCGGCCACTTATTTTTTTACCGAAGGGTATCTCAATTCGGAGACCAATGTTGCCACCGAGCATATCCAGTATATAAAAAAATATGGTGAAGAAAAGGCGCTCATGGTTACAAGAATGATGATGGAGCATTATAAGCAAATTGCCATCATAGACACCGGCGCTTTTAATCCTGAGGATGTGGTTCGCAAGGTTGAGCCCTTTGCTAAAATCATCGATACGCCGCTTTCCATAATCTCCGGGAATTTACGGCTTATCGACGCGCTTCTGGCGGGAAATTGGGATACCGGCGAATTCCTCATTGTTCCCCCAAAGGGCGTCATCAGTTTTGAGGATTCCTTTTTTAAATAA
- a CDS encoding CobW family GTP-binding protein, translating to MKQTIKIDIISGFLGAGKTTLINKLLAEAYAGERVALLENEFGEIGIDGDLLQGSGITVKELANGCICCTLQGDFVDGIRELVETCNPERIIIEPTGLAKLLDIIAPCKKAAESLPLEINLVVSLVNAASYTPLINVGGEFFTNQIIDAWFILISAVQDIPDDDMSLAEIVESIRTLNDKAPIFTDPWDTTDGLTLLTAAEQAAVMGQATAEEQAAVKAGQDPHEEYHHDHEHDSHHDHVHDHNHDTNGFSSVSFHLKSPWTAEKVQGLAAIFKSGECGEVFRAKGLLPTDKKRALKFDYVYGTVKLIEIDFPGEGKLVIIGRDLKTDRLESYLKV from the coding sequence ATGAAACAGACCATCAAGATAGATATCATCTCCGGCTTCCTGGGTGCCGGGAAAACCACCCTGATCAACAAGCTGCTGGCCGAAGCCTATGCAGGTGAACGGGTTGCCCTGCTGGAAAACGAATTCGGAGAGATCGGTATTGACGGTGACCTGTTACAGGGCTCGGGCATTACGGTAAAGGAGCTTGCCAACGGCTGTATCTGCTGTACTTTGCAGGGAGATTTTGTCGACGGCATCAGGGAACTGGTGGAAACCTGTAATCCCGAGCGCATTATCATTGAACCCACGGGCTTGGCAAAACTTTTGGATATCATCGCTCCCTGTAAAAAAGCGGCTGAATCCCTTCCCCTGGAAATCAACCTGGTAGTATCACTGGTCAATGCAGCGTCCTATACCCCATTGATAAATGTGGGCGGGGAGTTTTTTACCAATCAGATTATTGACGCATGGTTTATCCTCATCAGCGCGGTACAGGACATACCGGATGACGACATGAGCCTTGCGGAAATTGTGGAATCTATACGCACCCTTAATGATAAAGCCCCGATTTTTACTGATCCCTGGGACACTACCGACGGCCTTACCCTGCTGACGGCGGCGGAACAAGCCGCCGTCATGGGGCAAGCTACCGCTGAGGAGCAGGCCGCTGTTAAGGCCGGGCAGGACCCGCATGAAGAATATCACCATGATCATGAACATGATAGTCATCACGACCATGTCCATGATCATAATCATGATACCAACGGTTTTTCCTCAGTCTCTTTCCACTTGAAATCTCCATGGACCGCAGAGAAAGTACAAGGACTGGCAGCTATTTTTAAAAGCGGTGAATGTGGCGAAGTTTTTCGGGCAAAAGGTTTACTGCCCACGGATAAAAAAAGGGCTCTCAAGTTTGACTATGTATATGGAACAGTAAAACTAATTGAAATTGACTTTCCGGGTGAAGGAAAACTGGTGATCATAGGACGGGACCTTAAAACGGACAGACTGGAAAGCTATTTAAAGGTATAG
- a CDS encoding MFS transporter has translation MKKLGVIGLAGLFCVCLLQGGATILSPAVAGIAGNLNLNSAVVAQIVTLPAIFAVLINLLVGSLAGRIIKYKTFLIVSLLISIVGGSCAVFIPTWPVILFSRACVGIGVGAAFSLPPALIQKFYSGDQQHNYLGIANAFGSGGGLIMMWLVGLLVDIQWNLVFIVYVIGIFGFILVLVGLPEPEKAVTVPKEPGAVKAKVKVSAPVIFNCVLIFLAYTLWVPALALISNVVIERGLGTGLHAGTVAIMFNVSALVLSFLFGKIYKIFKKFLVVIILAVITVGMALVYYANSLFMAGAGMFCVGSVLLLIPTLLSDNGKYLAPESITVVTSIFMIVMNIGRFAAGPFMQISAAINPTIPLAGLFMAIFGMGAATVIYLIIRILQKDPIEAKTV, from the coding sequence ATGAAGAAACTTGGCGTTATCGGTCTGGCAGGTCTGTTTTGCGTATGCCTGCTCCAGGGCGGGGCTACGATTTTAAGTCCTGCCGTTGCAGGTATTGCGGGAAATTTGAACCTTAATTCTGCTGTTGTTGCCCAGATAGTGACTCTGCCGGCAATTTTTGCGGTTCTTATCAATTTGTTAGTCGGCAGCCTTGCTGGCAGGATTATAAAATATAAGACGTTCCTGATTGTTTCTCTGCTGATTTCAATTGTCGGAGGGTCCTGTGCAGTATTTATTCCCACATGGCCCGTCATTCTGTTTTCACGAGCCTGTGTTGGTATTGGCGTCGGCGCCGCTTTTTCGCTTCCTCCTGCACTCATTCAGAAATTTTATTCCGGTGATCAGCAGCATAATTATCTTGGCATAGCCAATGCCTTTGGATCCGGAGGTGGTCTCATAATGATGTGGCTTGTTGGCCTTCTGGTTGACATTCAGTGGAATCTCGTTTTTATTGTGTATGTCATTGGAATATTCGGTTTTATTCTGGTACTGGTCGGTCTGCCCGAGCCGGAAAAAGCCGTTACTGTACCAAAAGAGCCTGGCGCTGTTAAAGCAAAAGTTAAGGTGAGTGCGCCAGTGATTTTTAACTGTGTATTGATATTCCTGGCATATACTTTGTGGGTTCCTGCCCTTGCACTTATTTCTAACGTGGTTATTGAACGGGGCCTTGGAACTGGCCTTCATGCGGGTACTGTAGCGATTATGTTCAATGTTTCTGCGCTTGTTTTATCATTTTTATTCGGAAAAATTTATAAAATATTTAAGAAGTTTCTTGTTGTAATCATACTTGCAGTAATTACCGTTGGTATGGCTTTAGTATATTATGCAAATAGTCTTTTTATGGCAGGCGCTGGAATGTTCTGTGTTGGCTCTGTTTTGCTTTTAATCCCTACTTTGCTGTCGGATAACGGTAAATACCTTGCCCCGGAAAGCATAACTGTGGTTACATCAATATTTATGATAGTTATGAACATAGGAAGGTTTGCTGCGGGTCCTTTTATGCAGATCTCGGCGGCCATCAACCCAACAATTCCTCTGGCCGGACTTTTTATGGCGATATTCGGCATGGGTGCGGCAACGGTGATATACCTCATTATAAGAATTTTGCAAAAAGATCCAATTGAGGCAAAGACAGTTTAA
- the nifH gene encoding nitrogenase iron protein — MRKIAIYGKGGIGKSTTTQNTVAALAEMGNNMMVVGCDPKADSTRLLLNGLAQKTVLDTLRTEGEDLDLDDVVKVGFKGTRCVESGGPEPGVGCAGRGIITSINLLEQLGAFGDQYKLDYTFYDVLGDVVCGGFAMPIRDGKAEEIYIVCSGEMMAMYAANNICKGIMKFAEAGAVRLGGLICNSRKTDREDELIMALAEKLGTHMIHFVPRDNMVQKAEINKKTVIDFDPTLGQADEYRKLAKSIEENKKFVIPKPLEIADLEKLLMEFGIAD, encoded by the coding sequence ATGAGAAAGATTGCAATCTACGGTAAGGGGGGTATCGGGAAATCCACCACTACCCAAAACACGGTAGCCGCGCTTGCCGAAATGGGGAATAACATGATGGTGGTGGGCTGCGACCCCAAGGCGGACTCGACCCGGCTTTTGCTGAACGGCCTGGCCCAGAAAACGGTGCTGGATACCCTGCGCACCGAAGGTGAGGACCTGGATTTGGATGATGTGGTCAAGGTCGGTTTTAAGGGAACCCGGTGCGTGGAATCCGGCGGACCTGAGCCGGGGGTCGGCTGTGCGGGCCGGGGTATCATTACTTCTATTAACCTCCTGGAACAGCTCGGCGCCTTTGGGGATCAGTACAAACTGGATTACACCTTCTACGATGTCTTGGGGGATGTAGTGTGCGGCGGGTTTGCCATGCCCATACGGGACGGGAAGGCAGAGGAAATCTACATTGTCTGTTCCGGTGAAATGATGGCCATGTACGCGGCCAACAATATCTGTAAGGGGATCATGAAATTTGCTGAAGCCGGGGCAGTGCGCCTGGGGGGGCTTATCTGTAACAGTCGTAAGACCGACCGGGAGGACGAGCTTATCATGGCCCTGGCGGAAAAACTGGGGACCCACATGATCCACTTTGTGCCCCGGGACAATATGGTCCAGAAGGCGGAGATTAATAAGAAAACGGTGATTGATTTTGATCCTACCCTTGGACAGGCCGATGAATACCGGAAGCTTGCTAAATCAATAGAAGAAAACAAGAAGTTTGTCATTCCTAAGCCTCTGGAAATTGCGGATCTGGAAAAGTTGTTAATGGAGTTCGGGATAGCGGACTAA